From Chryseobacterium sp. H1D6B, a single genomic window includes:
- a CDS encoding efflux RND transporter periplasmic adaptor subunit, with protein MKTKNKKWLIWIIGGLIAAGAIWYFFIKEEEVKIRLETVKPSMGEISNSITATGTIQPVDTVAVGTQVSGIIKNLYVDFNSQVKKGQLLATVDPELLHDQMLQINANLQSAKSNLAYNVTNFDRQNQLYKVGAISKADYDNAFNQYNAAKAQVGSVSAQLAAANKNLSLTNIYSPIDGTILNRNVSEGQTVASSFSTPTLFSIAKDLSKMQVRASVDEADIGNVKVGQKATFTVDAFPDMTFKGEVSEVRLHPTVSSNVVNYTTIINADNSSLKLKPGMTANIAIYTTILENVMKIPVAATSFRPDSIIAKKYKINSPFANGKKGNGKGRQKKNTEGTKNKSEAGVWIISKDSIISRKRIKTGMDNDTEIQVVSGLTANDNVITGYKTLSKKSSGNAAKSPFLPQRSGRGGNNNSGGGGGPR; from the coding sequence ATGAAAACAAAAAATAAAAAATGGCTGATCTGGATCATCGGCGGTCTTATAGCTGCCGGAGCCATCTGGTACTTTTTCATCAAGGAGGAAGAGGTGAAAATCCGTCTTGAAACGGTAAAACCATCCATGGGTGAAATTTCAAACTCCATCACAGCCACAGGAACCATTCAGCCTGTAGATACCGTAGCTGTGGGAACTCAGGTTTCCGGAATTATTAAAAATCTTTATGTTGATTTTAATTCTCAAGTAAAAAAAGGACAACTCCTTGCCACTGTGGATCCAGAACTTCTTCATGATCAAATGCTGCAGATCAATGCCAATCTTCAGAGCGCCAAAAGTAATTTAGCATATAACGTCACCAATTTTGACCGGCAAAACCAGCTTTACAAAGTAGGAGCTATCAGCAAAGCTGATTATGACAATGCTTTTAACCAGTACAATGCGGCAAAAGCACAGGTAGGATCTGTAAGTGCCCAGCTTGCTGCGGCCAATAAAAATTTATCTCTTACTAATATTTATTCGCCCATCGACGGAACGATTCTCAACAGAAATGTAAGCGAAGGACAGACCGTTGCCTCAAGCTTCAGTACTCCTACCCTTTTCAGTATTGCAAAAGATCTTTCAAAAATGCAGGTAAGAGCCTCTGTGGATGAAGCTGATATTGGAAATGTAAAAGTGGGACAGAAAGCAACATTTACCGTGGATGCTTTTCCAGATATGACCTTCAAAGGAGAAGTCTCAGAGGTACGGCTGCATCCTACTGTTTCATCCAATGTTGTCAACTACACCACGATCATTAATGCAGATAATTCAAGCTTAAAATTAAAACCAGGAATGACCGCCAATATTGCGATCTACACTACTATTTTAGAAAATGTAATGAAAATCCCTGTGGCCGCAACAAGCTTCAGACCAGACAGTATTATTGCAAAAAAATACAAAATCAATTCTCCGTTTGCGAACGGTAAAAAAGGAAATGGAAAAGGAAGACAAAAGAAAAATACAGAAGGTACTAAAAACAAAAGCGAAGCAGGAGTCTGGATCATAAGCAAAGACAGCATCATCTCCCGTAAAAGAATAAAAACAGGGATGGATAATGATACCGAAATCCAAGTAGTTTCCGGCTTAACAGCAAACGACAACGTGATCACAGGATATAAAACTTTATCTAAGAAATCTTCAGGAAATGCAGCAAAAAGCCCATTCCTGCCTCAAAGATCAGGAAGAGGAGGTAATAATAACAGTGGCGGCGGAGGCGGGCCAAGATAA
- a CDS encoding class I SAM-dependent methyltransferase, giving the protein MRIITIEDLKDIYIKFHQRGLPFLLSKFNLDSYKRTQSAFNEKEIQSSNFWLIPDVKKRWNTLITGNEATSYEEYITEEYFKDRENLKILALGSGVCSHEIRLAELNPHWEIHCFDFSDELLKKAKTISDEKNLKNIFYAAENILKYPFKPEEYDIVFFHASLHHFDHIHQFMDDIVIKSLKPDGYIIINEFVGNNRLQYSKIQLDYINRSLKEIPKKYRKIFKTNMYKNKYYGSGSLRMIIADPSECADSINILPAIHEKFDTIEEKPFGNNILQSALKDIAHHFIDSDPEKKAVIKKVFALEDELLKVQPSDFVFGIYKLKPSVK; this is encoded by the coding sequence ATGAGAATCATAACTATTGAAGATTTAAAAGATATTTACATTAAATTCCACCAGAGAGGACTTCCCTTTCTTTTATCTAAATTTAATCTTGATTCTTACAAAAGAACGCAGAGTGCTTTTAATGAAAAAGAAATACAATCTTCTAATTTCTGGCTGATTCCTGATGTTAAAAAAAGATGGAATACTTTAATAACAGGTAACGAAGCGACTTCGTATGAGGAATATATTACTGAAGAGTATTTCAAAGATAGGGAAAATTTAAAAATTTTAGCACTAGGCAGCGGAGTCTGCAGCCATGAAATAAGACTTGCAGAGCTTAATCCTCATTGGGAAATCCATTGTTTTGATTTTTCGGATGAGCTTCTAAAAAAGGCAAAAACAATTTCAGATGAAAAGAATTTGAAAAATATTTTTTACGCCGCTGAAAACATTTTGAAGTATCCTTTTAAGCCAGAAGAATATGATATTGTTTTCTTTCATGCTTCGCTCCATCATTTTGATCATATACACCAATTCATGGATGATATTGTTATCAAAAGTCTTAAACCTGACGGCTATATAATCATCAATGAATTCGTAGGAAACAACAGGCTTCAGTATTCTAAAATTCAATTAGATTACATTAACCGTTCTTTAAAAGAAATTCCGAAAAAATACAGAAAGATCTTTAAAACCAATATGTATAAGAATAAATATTATGGTTCAGGATCTCTTAGAATGATCATTGCAGACCCTTCTGAATGTGCAGATTCCATAAATATTCTTCCGGCAATTCATGAAAAATTCGATACTATTGAAGAAAAGCCGTTCGGGAATAATATACTCCAAAGTGCTCTTAAGGATATTGCCCATCATTTCATAGATTCAGATCCAGAAAAAAAGGCGGTTATTAAAAAAGTGTTTGCTTTAGAAGACGAATTGCTGAAGGTCCAGCCAAGTGATTTTGTTTTCGGAATTTATAAGCTGAAACCTTCAGTAAAATAA
- a CDS encoding TatD family hydrolase has protein sequence MIDTHTHLYSEEFDEDRKEAVQRALDKGITEFYLPAIDSESHEKMLQLEAEYPDRIFSMMGLHPCYVKPETWEKELEIVKNYLDQRAFPAIGEIGIDLYWDKSTLDIQVKAFEQQIDWAIEKDLPIVIHTRESFDETFEVLERKKHPKLRGIFHCFSGNLEQAKNALDLNFILGIGGVVTFKNGKIDQFLNEIPLDKIVLETDSPYLAPVPHRGKRNESSYLDLVVGKLVDIYHKDFSEIDRITTENAKRIFSIQQ, from the coding sequence ATGATTGATACACATACACACTTATATTCCGAGGAATTTGATGAAGATAGAAAAGAGGCTGTACAAAGAGCTTTAGATAAAGGAATTACAGAGTTTTATCTTCCTGCGATTGATTCAGAATCTCATGAGAAAATGCTTCAGCTGGAGGCAGAATATCCCGACCGGATATTTTCTATGATGGGACTTCATCCTTGTTATGTAAAACCTGAAACATGGGAAAAAGAATTGGAAATTGTTAAAAACTACCTTGATCAGAGAGCTTTTCCGGCGATTGGAGAAATAGGAATTGATCTGTATTGGGATAAATCAACCCTAGATATTCAGGTAAAAGCCTTTGAACAGCAGATCGACTGGGCCATTGAAAAAGACCTTCCGATCGTTATTCATACAAGAGAAAGCTTTGATGAAACATTTGAAGTATTAGAAAGAAAAAAACACCCGAAACTCAGAGGTATTTTTCACTGCTTCTCTGGAAATTTAGAACAGGCGAAAAATGCTTTAGATCTAAATTTTATTTTAGGAATCGGAGGTGTAGTAACCTTTAAAAATGGCAAAATCGACCAGTTTTTAAACGAAATCCCATTAGATAAAATCGTTTTGGAAACGGATTCACCTTATCTGGCTCCTGTACCGCATAGAGGAAAAAGAAATGAAAGTTCCTATCTGGATTTAGTGGTCGGTAAACTGGTGGATATTTACCATAAAGATTTCTCTGAGATCGATAGGATCACTACTGAAAATGCTAAGAGAATTTTTAGTATCCAGCAATAA
- a CDS encoding DEAD/DEAH box helicase — MNLFTETSLSPDILKAIGEMGYESPTEIQKQTIPFILSDIRDLIALAQTGTGKTAAFSLPILDMIDDTSRKIQFLVLCPTRELCLQISKDIANYSKYMKDIKTTAVYGGSSITDQMRSLRDKPQIIVGTPGRVIDLINRKALDFSAIHWLVLDEADEMLSMGFKDELETILKETPETKQTFLFSATMNKEVERISKNYLTKPHRISVGSINEVKKNITHEYYVVGYRQKKEALKRLIDANPNQYSIIFCRTRMETQEVAEFLMQNGYAADALHGDLSQAQRDTVMKKFRLKNIDILVATDVAARGLDVDSLTHVIHYSLPDDPEVFVHRSGRTGRAGKNGISMSLIKPEESRKLKQIKASTKIEIIEKIIPTGEEIIKAQVGGVFEKLLTEHEDLFAFDDKLIPDLSKFTKEELVHQLLQFQLKDLALYYKDKHDLAEQKFSGGRDDDYSRRDRGRDRDRDRDRGGRDRDRGGDRGGRERGGKPRRNNENMVRFFFNLGKKDQLKKLDVLEIINKATSSKSNKRAEIGDIEILEKFSFFEVEKSFKGELLSNLETMKFKGKDMRAEEAN; from the coding sequence ATGAATTTATTTACGGAAACCAGTTTAAGTCCTGACATCCTTAAGGCAATTGGTGAAATGGGCTATGAAAGCCCGACAGAAATCCAAAAACAGACTATCCCTTTTATTCTTTCAGATATACGCGATCTTATCGCACTTGCGCAGACTGGGACAGGCAAAACAGCGGCATTTTCGCTTCCGATTTTGGATATGATTGACGATACGAGTCGCAAAATCCAATTTTTGGTGCTTTGCCCGACACGAGAATTATGCCTTCAGATTTCGAAGGATATTGCGAACTATTCTAAATACATGAAAGACATCAAGACTACTGCAGTCTATGGTGGAAGCAGTATTACTGACCAAATGCGTTCTCTAAGAGATAAACCTCAAATTATTGTGGGAACTCCAGGAAGAGTAATCGATTTGATCAATAGAAAAGCTCTTGATTTTTCGGCTATTCACTGGCTTGTTTTAGACGAGGCTGATGAAATGCTTTCAATGGGTTTCAAAGACGAATTGGAAACAATTTTAAAAGAAACTCCTGAAACAAAACAAACTTTCTTGTTCTCGGCAACGATGAATAAAGAAGTAGAGAGAATTTCTAAAAATTATCTTACGAAGCCTCACCGTATTTCTGTAGGTTCTATTAACGAAGTTAAAAAGAACATTACTCACGAATATTACGTTGTAGGGTACCGTCAGAAAAAAGAAGCTCTTAAGCGTTTAATTGATGCCAACCCTAACCAGTATTCTATTATTTTCTGTAGAACAAGAATGGAAACTCAGGAGGTTGCAGAATTTTTAATGCAGAACGGATATGCAGCAGATGCACTTCATGGAGATTTATCTCAAGCGCAGAGAGATACTGTAATGAAGAAATTCAGATTGAAAAACATTGATATTCTTGTAGCAACAGACGTAGCAGCAAGAGGATTAGATGTAGATTCTCTTACCCACGTTATCCATTATTCTTTACCTGATGATCCTGAAGTTTTTGTTCACAGAAGCGGAAGAACAGGTAGAGCAGGGAAAAACGGTATTTCAATGTCGTTGATCAAGCCTGAAGAAAGCAGAAAGCTGAAACAGATCAAAGCTTCAACGAAAATTGAAATCATTGAAAAAATAATTCCTACCGGAGAAGAGATTATCAAAGCTCAAGTAGGAGGTGTTTTCGAAAAATTATTGACAGAACACGAAGATCTATTTGCTTTCGATGATAAATTGATTCCAGATTTAAGCAAATTTACAAAAGAAGAGCTTGTACATCAGTTACTGCAGTTCCAATTGAAAGATCTTGCATTATACTACAAGGATAAGCATGATCTTGCCGAGCAGAAATTCAGCGGCGGAAGAGATGATGATTATTCAAGAAGAGACAGAGGAAGAGATAGAGACAGGGATCGTGACAGAGGCGGACGTGATCGTGATAGAGGAGGAGACAGAGGAGGAAGAGAGCGTGGCGGAAAACCTAGAAGAAACAACGAAAATATGGTGAGGTTTTTCTTTAACCTTGGTAAAAAAGACCAATTAAAGAAATTAGATGTCCTGGAGATTATCAATAAAGCTACTTCTAGCAAAAGCAATAAAAGAGCAGAAATTGGTGATATTGAAATTTTAGAGAAATTTTCATTCTTTGAAGTTGAAAAATCATTTAAAGGAGAGCTTTTAAGCAATCTTGAAACAATGAAATTTAAAGGAAAAGATATGAGAGCTGAAGAAGCTAACTAA
- a CDS encoding DUF47 family protein → MGIGNIFHAFQPKDKIFFVLFEKVTENLVAMSEDFNNGIKDFDVNDDSMLKKMSDYEHKNDELTHEIFIELGKNFITPFDREDIHTLATGLDDIADYIYASTKYIFLYKSPLMKAYADFSLLIYKACLEIQNAMKNLKGFKNMEQVKEACIKVNSIENIADDLLSNSMVELFETNDAINIIKVSSVLNYLEVVTDKAEDVANTIENIMIKYA, encoded by the coding sequence ATGGGAATTGGTAATATTTTCCACGCTTTTCAACCAAAGGATAAAATCTTCTTCGTGCTTTTCGAAAAAGTAACAGAAAACTTAGTTGCGATGTCTGAGGACTTCAACAATGGAATCAAAGACTTTGATGTTAATGATGACTCCATGCTTAAGAAAATGAGCGACTATGAACATAAAAACGATGAGCTTACTCATGAGATCTTCATTGAATTAGGAAAGAATTTCATTACGCCTTTTGACCGTGAAGATATCCATACCTTAGCCACTGGGTTAGATGATATTGCTGATTATATCTATGCTTCTACAAAGTATATTTTCTTATATAAATCGCCTTTAATGAAGGCTTATGCAGATTTCTCTCTGCTGATCTATAAAGCTTGTCTGGAGATTCAGAATGCAATGAAGAACCTTAAAGGGTTCAAAAATATGGAGCAGGTAAAAGAAGCTTGTATTAAAGTAAACTCTATTGAAAATATTGCAGATGATCTGCTTTCAAATTCAATGGTAGAATTGTTTGAAACGAACGATGCGATCAATATTATCAAAGTATCATCGGTACTTAATTATCTTGAAGTAGTTACTGACAAAGCAGAAGATGTTGCCAATACTATTGAGAACATCATGATTAAATACGCTTAA
- a CDS encoding inorganic phosphate transporter, which produces MEFPILLTVIIALALVFDYINGFHDAANSIATIVSTKVLTPFQAVLWAALWNFAAFFIAAYIIGEFKIGNTIAKTVNENFITLEVIFSGLIAAIAWNLLTWWFGIPSSSSHTLIGGFLGAALMHALLMDYHAVAQAQPQLGFFETMKHALHQVTTQSVVKFDKVIPIFLFIFLAPVIGMLISIIITLIIVHLYKKSNPHKADKSFKRLQLASSALFSLGHGLNDAQKVMGIIGAALIYYHVNMLQDPIYLNIQPSARFDYFAQHYLWVPLVSFLAIALGTMSGGWKIIKTMGTKITKVTPLEGVSAETAGAITLFITDHFGIPVSTTHTITGSIIGVGLTKRVSAVRWGITVSLLWAWVLTIPISAIVAALTYLVVTFIS; this is translated from the coding sequence ATGGAATTTCCGATTTTACTTACAGTTATTATTGCTTTAGCTTTAGTCTTCGATTATATTAATGGTTTTCATGATGCGGCGAATTCAATTGCTACCATTGTTTCTACCAAAGTTTTAACTCCTTTCCAAGCTGTCCTTTGGGCTGCTCTTTGGAATTTTGCTGCTTTTTTTATTGCTGCTTATATTATTGGGGAATTTAAAATAGGTAATACAATCGCGAAAACAGTAAATGAAAACTTTATTACTCTTGAAGTTATATTTTCAGGACTTATAGCAGCTATTGCTTGGAATTTATTAACATGGTGGTTTGGGATTCCCTCATCATCTTCACATACGCTTATCGGTGGATTTTTGGGAGCAGCATTAATGCATGCCCTGCTTATGGATTATCATGCTGTTGCGCAGGCACAGCCTCAGTTAGGCTTTTTTGAAACAATGAAACATGCCTTACATCAGGTAACTACGCAGAGTGTAGTGAAATTTGATAAAGTAATTCCTATTTTCCTGTTCATCTTTCTGGCACCGGTAATAGGGATGTTGATTTCAATTATCATTACCTTGATCATTGTTCATCTTTATAAGAAATCGAATCCTCATAAAGCGGATAAATCATTTAAAAGATTACAGCTTGCTTCTTCAGCCTTATTCAGTTTAGGACACGGTTTGAATGATGCTCAGAAAGTAATGGGTATTATCGGGGCGGCATTGATTTATTATCATGTAAATATGCTTCAGGATCCAATTTATCTAAACATACAGCCATCTGCACGTTTCGATTATTTTGCACAGCATTATCTTTGGGTTCCGTTAGTTTCCTTCTTGGCTATTGCGTTGGGAACAATGAGTGGCGGCTGGAAGATCATCAAAACGATGGGAACAAAAATTACTAAAGTGACGCCTCTTGAAGGGGTAAGTGCTGAAACAGCGGGAGCAATCACGCTTTTCATTACGGATCATTTTGGTATTCCTGTTTCTACAACCCATACCATTACTGGTTCTATTATCGGTGTTGGTCTTACAAAAAGAGTGTCTGCCGTAAGATGGGGAATTACCGTAAGCTTACTTTGGGCTTGGGTGTTGACGATTCCTATTTCTGCAATTGTTGCAGCACTTACTTATCTTGTAGTTACATTTATTTCTTAA
- a CDS encoding polyprenyl synthetase family protein: protein MEFLDKYQQIVADAVNKYTFKDKPTELYDPMNYIISHGGKRLRPIMVLMACDLFGGDLKEAIKPALAIEFFHNFTLIHDDIMDEAPLRRNKPTIHTLHGINVGILSGDGLMLKAYKFFEDLEPETFKACIRIFTHTGLLLCEGQQYDINFETQEDVTFDDYIRMITYKTGVLSASSFEIGALIAKANFKDAKAIFNFGKHIGIAFQIMDDYLDVFGDQAQFGKKHAGDIYENKKTVLYLMAREHATDEERKELDYWYSKKTDNIDKVYNVEKIFRRTKVDEKALRLIQKHNEIGQGYLEKINIPEEKKQPFIELANYLLRRES from the coding sequence ATGGAATTTTTAGACAAATACCAACAGATCGTTGCAGACGCAGTTAATAAGTATACTTTTAAAGATAAGCCGACGGAATTATATGATCCGATGAATTATATCATCTCTCATGGTGGAAAACGCCTTCGTCCGATTATGGTTTTAATGGCTTGTGATTTATTCGGCGGCGATCTTAAAGAAGCAATAAAGCCTGCACTGGCTATTGAATTTTTCCATAATTTTACCCTGATCCATGATGATATTATGGATGAAGCACCTTTAAGAAGAAATAAACCTACCATTCATACACTGCACGGGATCAATGTAGGAATTCTTTCAGGAGACGGATTAATGCTGAAAGCTTATAAGTTTTTTGAAGATCTTGAACCCGAAACGTTCAAAGCCTGTATCAGAATTTTCACCCACACAGGGCTTCTTCTTTGTGAAGGACAGCAGTATGATATCAATTTCGAAACACAGGAAGATGTAACTTTTGATGATTATATCAGAATGATCACCTACAAAACAGGAGTGTTAAGTGCTTCTTCTTTTGAAATCGGAGCACTCATTGCCAAAGCTAATTTTAAAGATGCAAAAGCAATTTTTAATTTTGGAAAACATATTGGGATCGCCTTCCAGATCATGGATGATTATTTAGATGTTTTTGGAGACCAGGCTCAGTTTGGAAAAAAACATGCAGGAGATATCTACGAAAATAAAAAAACGGTTCTTTATCTGATGGCCAGAGAACATGCTACTGATGAAGAAAGAAAAGAACTAGATTACTGGTATTCTAAAAAAACAGACAACATCGACAAAGTGTATAACGTTGAAAAAATCTTTAGAAGAACTAAAGTTGACGAGAAAGCATTGCGTCTTATTCAAAAACATAACGAAATAGGACAGGGCTATCTAGAGAAAATAAATATCCCAGAAGAAAAAAAACAGCCGTTTATAGAACTTGCCAATTATCTTTTAAGAAGAGAAAGCTAG
- a CDS encoding TolC family protein yields MKTKIFLLIFFFKALGIFAQTYSYPANWTIENCIQYAKENNISINSLRLSKSAAEQDLLQAKDAKYPNLNGTVSQGIFAVNGSSGLQLNGAPSQSIGANSSMTLYHANYIKNNEISKNLTVQMSDLSVKEAENNITLTITQAFLNILMAQENIVSLENVLKTTQTQLKQGEQFYSAGTISKLNYLQIQAQVAQDEYNLVSAQNTLRTNIVNLKQILQLPSSYDFQITKPVDITVDENLKALADVQNTAQNERPEIKYGELNVENSNTNLKMARSSIQPTLSLVGNISTNYANGNGNYFTQLGNNFYLPVGLSLGIPIYNNRIYKTEIEKSKIAIQQANLDLLNTKTVLNQQIEQSYISLQNSLSQYDSALKQMNINKESYDIVNAQMKIGSIDYVQLQQQRLLYIQAIQNYLQAKYAAVLNKQIYEFYAGNPITLSRL; encoded by the coding sequence ATGAAAACTAAAATTTTTCTTTTGATATTCTTTTTTAAAGCTCTTGGTATTTTCGCACAAACCTACAGTTATCCAGCAAATTGGACTATAGAAAACTGTATCCAGTATGCAAAAGAAAATAATATTTCCATTAATTCTTTACGTCTTTCAAAAAGTGCAGCCGAACAAGATTTATTACAGGCTAAAGATGCCAAATATCCCAATCTAAACGGAACAGTTTCTCAAGGCATTTTTGCGGTGAACGGAAGCAGCGGGCTGCAGCTGAACGGAGCTCCATCACAAAGCATCGGCGCCAATTCTTCTATGACACTGTACCATGCGAATTATATCAAAAATAATGAAATTTCAAAGAATCTAACTGTCCAGATGAGTGATCTGTCGGTGAAGGAAGCCGAAAATAATATTACCCTGACGATCACCCAAGCTTTTCTCAATATTTTGATGGCTCAGGAAAATATTGTTTCTCTTGAAAATGTTTTAAAAACTACTCAGACCCAGCTTAAACAGGGTGAACAGTTTTATAGTGCCGGAACTATTTCTAAGCTTAATTACCTGCAGATCCAGGCTCAGGTAGCCCAGGATGAATACAATTTAGTATCAGCTCAAAATACATTACGCACCAATATTGTTAATCTGAAACAGATCCTTCAGCTTCCCTCTTCTTATGATTTTCAGATCACAAAACCTGTTGATATCACTGTGGATGAGAATTTAAAAGCACTCGCAGATGTTCAAAATACGGCGCAAAATGAACGCCCTGAAATAAAATATGGAGAATTAAATGTAGAAAACTCTAATACTAATCTGAAAATGGCCAGATCTTCTATACAGCCTACCTTGAGTTTAGTGGGAAATATTTCAACCAATTACGCCAATGGAAACGGAAATTATTTTACTCAATTAGGAAATAATTTTTATCTGCCGGTCGGATTAAGTCTCGGAATCCCTATCTACAACAACAGAATTTACAAAACTGAAATTGAAAAGTCTAAAATTGCTATCCAGCAGGCTAATCTGGATCTGTTAAACACAAAAACAGTACTGAACCAGCAGATTGAACAATCTTATATCAGCCTGCAGAACTCTCTTTCACAGTACGATTCTGCACTGAAACAAATGAATATCAATAAAGAAAGCTATGATATCGTAAATGCACAGATGAAAATAGGAAGCATAGATTATGTACAGCTGCAGCAGCAGCGGCTTCTTTACATCCAGGCGATACAAAATTATCTGCAGGCAAAATATGCTGCAGTCCTCAATAAACAGATTTATGAATTCTACGCAGGAAACCCTATAACCCTAAGCAGACTATGA
- a CDS encoding DUF4269 domain-containing protein: MIDFTKTDYLKRGNEVQRRAYDVLEKYKVFEKLKAYSPILAGTIPIEIDIEGSDLDIICEVNPQFEEDFLSDLKINELIPSDVKVDNTVINGEKCIVLNFMLEEFPVEIFGQNKLTTEQNAYRHMIAEYKILQEKGEKFKQKIIELKTNGIKTEPAFGLLLGLENPYEDLLKF; encoded by the coding sequence ATGATTGACTTTACAAAAACTGATTATTTAAAAAGAGGAAACGAAGTGCAGAGAAGGGCTTATGATGTTCTTGAAAAATATAAAGTTTTTGAGAAACTAAAAGCTTATTCGCCCATATTAGCCGGAACAATTCCTATTGAAATTGATATCGAAGGAAGTGATCTGGATATTATTTGTGAAGTTAATCCTCAATTTGAAGAAGATTTCTTGTCGGATTTAAAAATAAACGAATTAATTCCCTCCGATGTTAAAGTTGACAATACGGTCATAAACGGTGAAAAATGCATTGTACTGAATTTTATGTTAGAAGAATTTCCGGTCGAAATTTTTGGACAAAATAAGCTGACAACAGAACAGAATGCCTACAGGCACATGATCGCTGAATACAAAATACTCCAGGAAAAAGGAGAAAAATTTAAACAAAAAATAATAGAATTAAAGACGAACGGGATAAAAACCGAACCTGCATTTGGTTTACTGCTGGGGCTGGAAAATCCTTATGAAGATCTATTAAAATTTTAA
- a CDS encoding GSCFA domain-containing protein, which yields MKFRTEVELQESEKKIEIEDKIFSIGSCFASEMSEMFKQGQLQTVNNPFGTVFNPFSINHAVKMLHDSEFYKEEDLIAFDDEFISLDHHSSFDTRYVHQTLEKINSKLEEGNLFLQDTNWVVVTYGTSFIYEFLPKKKLVANCHKIPQKFFEKRLLTHQEITDAVYNTILNLKDICKDDVQLLFSISPVRHTKDGMVENQLSKSKLITAVHEAVSIFDNCHYLPVYEILMDDLRDYRFYKEDLIHPSSQAVQYIFEKFGKAYFSEETKDFMKENFKINKALDHRTDDEKSPKYIEFREKLNERIQNQQEKVKHKIF from the coding sequence ATGAAGTTTAGGACTGAAGTTGAACTGCAGGAATCGGAAAAGAAAATTGAAATTGAAGATAAAATATTTTCAATAGGATCTTGTTTTGCTTCAGAAATGTCGGAAATGTTTAAGCAGGGACAGCTTCAAACTGTGAATAATCCTTTTGGGACTGTTTTTAATCCCTTTTCGATCAATCATGCAGTTAAGATGCTCCACGATTCGGAATTTTATAAAGAAGAAGATTTAATAGCCTTTGATGATGAATTTATTTCTCTGGACCATCACTCCAGTTTCGATACTAGATATGTTCATCAGACCTTAGAAAAAATCAATTCTAAATTAGAAGAAGGAAACTTATTTCTTCAAGATACCAATTGGGTAGTGGTCACTTACGGGACCTCATTTATTTATGAGTTTCTTCCCAAGAAAAAATTAGTGGCCAACTGCCATAAAATACCACAGAAGTTTTTCGAAAAAAGACTTTTAACCCATCAGGAAATTACAGATGCTGTTTATAATACAATCCTGAATCTTAAGGATATCTGTAAAGATGACGTGCAGCTCTTGTTTTCAATTTCTCCCGTTCGTCATACAAAAGACGGAATGGTAGAAAATCAGTTAAGTAAATCTAAGCTGATCACAGCAGTTCATGAAGCTGTATCCATATTTGACAACTGTCATTATCTTCCGGTTTATGAAATTCTAATGGATGATCTTCGTGATTACCGCTTTTATAAAGAAGACCTTATTCATCCCAGTTCTCAAGCAGTACAGTATATTTTTGAGAAATTCGGGAAAGCTTATTTTTCAGAAGAAACTAAAGACTTTATGAAAGAAAATTTTAAAATAAATAAAGCTTTAGACCATAGAACGGATGATGAAAAAAGTCCGAAATATATTGAATTCAGAGAAAAATTAAATGAAAGGATTCAAAATCAGCAGGAAAAAGTAAAACATAAGATATTTTAA